A genomic window from Osmia bicornis bicornis chromosome 4, iOsmBic2.1, whole genome shotgun sequence includes:
- the LOC114874753 gene encoding transmembrane protease serine 9-like produces the protein MWRLLVLLLASWYAYSYSLEPRIIGGENTTIDKYPYQVSVQVGGKHACGGSIISENFVLTAAHCVYNELFQDVTIRVKSTYSEKGGELIGGVKFMWPPPFNKNTLDYDIALLKLPKPITNVKPIKLADASTVVPDGSKAMVTGWGRLVPGGGMSSTLQVATVPTINWAECKKKYANLKPGVTERMMCASSLNGDMNVCQGDSGGPLVFNGVQIGIVSWGDGCTNRGNYGVYTRVSSLNNWIQKTMKEIYSDNWEKQNKRYLYRITLRRIKNQRAKSILVINDIYIRCVLICEIPWENFQLFVTNFFFYIECDFSIRHLVGTIPKPCFFLPSRSSTGHEFVLVTTVAGTTIEKKKKKFNLIVDEGRIVGGQPASIDEHPYQVSLRFNNRHICGGAIISEEWVITAAHCVQTKFIRFVSIKAGTSDLRDDGIVIFAKQIISHDNYMRRNADYDIALVRLEKPLVYSSWVRPILLAPIADHYIAGSKAVVTGWGVLRSDGPLTDQLRKVEVPLVSNSECSELYVTRPITSRMICAGYVNLGGKDACQGDSGGPLVQYDKLIGIVSWGFGCARPTYPGVYTSITALRSWITEKTGF, from the exons ATGTGGCGACTGTTGGTGTTGCTCTTGGCCAGCTGGTACGCGTACAGCTACAGCCTCGAACCTAGGATCATTGGAGGCGAAAACACGACGATCGACAAGTACCCGTATCAA GTGTCTGTACAAGTCGGAGGCAAACATGCATGCGGTGGATCCATAATCAGCGAAAACTTCGTGTTAACAGCGGCGCATTGTGTCTATAA TGAGTTATTTCAGGATGTGACAATTCGCGTGAAGAGTACCTATAGCGAGAAGGGTGGCGAATTGATCGGTGGCGTTAAGTTCATGTGGCCACCTCCGttcaataaaaatactttGGATTACGACATTGCTTTGTTAAAG CTTCCAAAGCCTATAACGAACGTGAAACCGATTAAGCTGGCGGATGCTTCGACGGTGGTGCCGGACGGAAGTAAAGCGATGGTAACAGGATGGGGTCGGCTAGTG CCTGGCGGAGGGATGTCGAGCACTCTGCAAGTTGCTACCGTGCCTACGATTAATTGGGCAGAGTGCAAGAAAAAGTATGCTAATTTGAAACCTGGTGTCACGGAGAGGATGATGTGTGCTAGTAGTTTAAACGGGGACATGAATGTGTGCCAG GGTGATTCCGGAGGTCCACTGGTTTTCAATGGCGTTCAGATCGGCATCGTCTCCTGGGGTGATGGATGCACAAATCGTGGAAATTATGGGGTGTACACGCGAGTATCCAGTTTAAATAATTGGATACAAAAGACGATGAAAGAGAT ATACTCGGACAATTGGGAAAAACAAAAT AAACGCTATCTCTACCGGATAACACTTCgaagaattaaaaatcaaagGGCAAAAAGTATCCTCGTTATTAATGACATTTATATAAGATGTGTGCTAATTTGCGAAATCCCGTGGGAAAACTTTCAATTATTCgtaaccaatttttttttttacatagaATGCGACTTCTCGATCCGACATTTGGTAGGAACGATTCCGAAACCGTGTTTCTTTTTGCCCTCTCGTTCTTCGACAGGGCACGAGTTCGTGCTCGTTACAACGGTCGCAGGGACAACGattgagaagaaaaaaaagaaattcaactTAATTG TTGATGAGGGCCGTATTGTTGGAGGCCAGCCAGCGAGTATCGATGAACATCCGTATCAA GTATCTCTGCGATTTAACAATCGTCACATATGTGGAGGAGCAATTATCAGCGAGGAATGGGTCATCACTGCGGCCCATTGCGTTCAAAC GAAATTCATTCGATTCGTTTCGATAAAAGCTGGCACTTCGGACCTCAGAGACGATGGAATCGTTATCTTCGCGAAACAAATCATCAGCCATGATAATTACATGAGAAGAAACGCGGATTACGACATTGCTTTGGTTCGG TTGGAAAAGCCGCTGGTGTACAGTTCATGGGTGAGACCGATTCTGCTGGCACCGATAGCCGATCATTATATCGCCGGTAGCAAGGCGGTGGTCACCGGTTGGGGAGTTTTGAGAAGTGACGGACCGTTGACCGATCAGTTACGTAAAGTCGAGGTGCCGTTGGTTTCTAATTCAGAATGCTCCGAATTATACGTGACCCGACCGATCACTTCGAGAATGATTTGCGCCGGTTACGTAAACCTCGGAGGCAAGGATGCGTGTCAG GGTGATAGTGGAGGACCCCTGGTGCAATATGACAAACTAATCGGAATCGTGTCGTGGGGTTTCGGATGTGCAAGACCAACCTATCCAGGCGTTTACACAAGTATCACAGCTCTTCGAAGTTGGATCACTGAGAAAACTGGATTCTGA
- the LOC114874742 gene encoding trypsin 5G1-like produces MYSSLLVIFGFSVLCTASGYGSRNYQERMVPMQEQDSPGSRIIGGAQTGIEEYPFAVSLQNNGTFFGHEVEHFCGGSIIGEKWIITSAQCALRIRVKGFHVRAGTSHYYENGEIFRVKSVTIHPAFNENIYDYDVGLIELADSIKYDSTKQSIKLPQSHSMIEDGVQVQVLGWGASRLLGPVSEELLRSTMQKINSENCQQASGGDVLTNRMFCALSNGAGPCVGDSGSPLIFENMLFGITSWSRSCSSEYPTAFTAISEVKDWITDVTGIA; encoded by the exons ATGTACTCGTCATTGTTGGTGATCTTTGGCTTCTCGGTGCTCTGCACGGCTTCCGGATATGGTTCAA GGAATTATCAGGAACGAATGGTGCCGATGCAAGAGCAGGATTCACCAGGATCAAGGATCATCGGAGGAGCCCAAACTGGCATAGAGGAATATCCATTTGCG GTCTCGCTGCAGAACAATGGCACGTTTTTCGGACACGAAGTCGAACATTTCTGCGGCGGTAGTATAATCGGTGAAAAGTGGATAATAACATCGGCTCAGTGTGCTCTTAG GATACGGGTGAAGGGCTTTCACGTGAGAGCAGGGACGTCGCATTACTACGAGAACGGTGAGATTTTCCGAGTGAAAAGTGTGACGATACACCCAGCGTTTAACGAAAATATTTACGACTACGATGTTGGTCTCATCGAg CTTGCTGATAGTATAAAATACGACAGCACGAAGCAATCGATCAAATTACCTCAAAGTCACTCGATGATCGAGGATGGCGTGCAGGTTCAAGTCCTCGGTTGGGGTGCATCCAGG TTGTTAGGTCCCGTGTCAGAGGAATTGTTACGTAGCACCATGCAGAAAATTAACAGCGAGAACTGTCAGCAAGCCAGTGGAGGTGATGTATTAACGAACAGGATGTTCTGTGCCTTGTCTAACGGTGCTGGTCCGTGTGTGGGTGATTCCGGTTCGCCTCTCATCTTTGAAAACATGTTATTCG GTATAACTTCGTGGAGCCGATCTTGCAGCTCGGAATATCCAACGGCTTTCACAGCCATATCCGAAGTAAAAGATTGGATCACAGATGTAACAGGTATTGCTTAA